In a single window of the Ciconia boyciana chromosome 7, ASM3463844v1, whole genome shotgun sequence genome:
- the TSPEAR gene encoding thrombospondin-type laminin G domain and EAR repeat-containing protein isoform X1: MSTLLLLWVVLLHWVTGGGFVQGGRTWQHCTDLRPLDILSEVVPAGRLAHGMRVFQVQGVRGFQLATSRPHALGFPASRLFIHCDRFPEEFSIIVTLKVLSVPAKRNEYVFTLMAEESPSVLVGLRYAPNKLHFLFWSQEHAGGWQTCVTFPNVSLSDNQWHTLVLAVSGQSFSLTVDCSVPKDVVVETPFPASLSVKTASFYLGNRRRRKGVFTGLLRQLVLLPGADATPQICTAMNFKVATLSVPTVLQDVPMKISSNEVLKYPYETDTKVTLGSRPPCTKQEKAQFWFNASQRGLYLCNGSAWISMLEVKQRLDYVEEYQNLVTNSETMGVEVFTIPKVGLFAATANRYTPPGSAIYKWTDGKFVSYQNIPTYQAQSWKYFTIGKKIFLAVANFEQNDRGQEFSVIYKWSHRKEKFVTYQRITTHSARDWEAFVIEGEAFLAVVNHREGNNHNIDSVIYRWNPRTGLFEINQTIPTSGAYDWEFFTIGPYSFLAVANTFNGTSTKIYSHIYIWLSGSFQLFQSILTFGAADWEVFHIGDRVFLAVANSHSYGSGMPVPSNFYAINSSIYELNITAQMFVKFQDLLTYSALDWEFFSVGDDSFLVVANSFDGFTFSVNSIIYRWQGYEGFVAAHHLPTVGCRDWEAFHTTEGSYLLYSSAKEPLSKVLKLKTT; encoded by the exons ATGTcgactctgctgctgctctgggttGTCCTCCTCCACTGGGTCACTGGCGGGGGCTTCGTCCAGGGGGGCAGGACCTGGCAGCATTGCACAG ACCTACGCCCACTGGACATCCTCTCAGAGGTGGTCCCTGCCGGCAGGCTGGCCCATGGCATGAGGGTGTTTCAAGTGCAGGGGGTGCGCGGTTTCCAGCTCGCCACCTCACGGCCCCACGCCCTGGGCTTCCCCGCCTCCCGGCTCTTCATCCACTGTGACCGCTTCCCCGAGGAGTTCTCCATCATCGTCACACTGAAGGTCCTCAGTGTCCCTGCCAAG AGAAACGAGTACGTCTTCACGCTGATGGCAGAGGAGAGCCCCAGTGTGCTGGTGGGGCTGCGCTACGCCCCCAACAAGCTCCACTTCCTCTTCTGGAGCCAGGAGCACGCCGGTGGCTGGCAGACCTGCGTCACCTTCCCTAACGTCTCCCTCTCTGACAACCAGTGGCACACGCTTGTCCTGGCCGTCTCCGGCCAGTCCTTCTCCCTGACGGTGGACTGCAGTGTCCCCAAGGACGT GGTGGTGGAGACGCCATTTCCAGCCTCTCTGTCGGTGAAGACAGCCAGCTTCTACCTGggcaacaggaggagaaggaaaggcgTGTTCACG GGCTTGCTGAGGCAGCTtgtcctgctgccaggagctgaTGCCACCCCTCAGATATGCACCGCCATGAACTTTAAAGTAGCGACACTCTCTGTCCCCACTGTCCTCCAGGATGTCCCCATGAAGATATCAAGCAACGAGGTGCTAAAATACCCCTACG AGACTGACACGAAGGTGACTCTGGGGTCCCGTCCACCCTGCACCAAGCAGGAGAAGGCGCAGTTCTGGTTCAACGCCTCCCAGCGAGGGCTGTACCTCTGCAACGGCAGCGCCTGGATTTCCATGCTGGAAG TCAAACAACGGCTGGACTATGTGGAGGAGTACCAGAACCTGGTGACCAACTCTGAGACGATGGGTGTTGAGGTCTTCACCATCCCAAAGGTGGGACTGTTTGCAGCCACTGCCAACCGGTACACCCCTCCGGGATCGGCCATCTATAAGTGGACCGATGGGAAGTTTGTGTCCTACCAAAACATCCCCACCTACCAAGCTCAGTCCTGGAAGTACTTCACCATAGGAAAGAAG atctTCCTAGCAGTGGCTAATTTTGAGCAGAATGACAGGGGTCAGGAGTTCTCTGTAATATACAAGTGGAGccacaggaaagagaaattcGTCACGTACCAGAGGATCACCACGCACAGCGCTAGGGACTGGGAGGCATTTGTCATTGAGGGAGAGGCTTTCCTCGCAGTGGTCAACCACAGAGAAG GGAATAACCACAACATAGACAGTGTGATATACAGGTGGAACCCCAGGACAGGGTTGTTTGAAATCAACCAGACCATCCCTACCTCTGGAGCCTATGACTGGGAATTTTTCACCATTGGGCCATATTCCTTCCTGGCTGTGGCTAACACGTTCAATGGCACATCCACTAAGATCTACTCGCACATCTACATCTGGCTCAGTGGCTCTTTCCAGCTCTTCCAGTCTATTCTG ACTTTTGGTGCTGCTGACTGGGAGGTCTTTCATATCGGGGACAGAGTCTTCCTGGCTGTTGCAAACAGCCACAGCTATGGCAGCGGGATGCCAGTACCCTCTAACTTCTATGCCATCAACTCCTCCATCTATGAGCTGAACATCACTGCCCAGATGTTTGTCAAATTCCAGGACCTCCTCACCTACAG TGCCCTGGACTGGGAGTTCTTCTCGGTGGGAGACGACTCTTTTCTGGTGGTAGCAAACTCCTTCGATGGCTTCACCTTCTCCGTTAACAGTATTATCTACAG GTGGCAAGGCTATGAAGGCTTCGTTGCGGCTCACCACCTCCCCACTGTTGGCTGTAGAGACTGGGAGGCGTTTCACACCACCGAGGGCTCCTACCTCCTCTACTCTAGTGCCAAGGAGCCGCTTTCCAAGGTGCTCAAGCTGAAAACCACCTGA
- the TSPEAR gene encoding thrombospondin-type laminin G domain and EAR repeat-containing protein isoform X2, producing MRVFQVQGVRGFQLATSRPHALGFPASRLFIHCDRFPEEFSIIVTLKVLSVPAKRNEYVFTLMAEESPSVLVGLRYAPNKLHFLFWSQEHAGGWQTCVTFPNVSLSDNQWHTLVLAVSGQSFSLTVDCSVPKDVVVETPFPASLSVKTASFYLGNRRRRKGVFTGLLRQLVLLPGADATPQICTAMNFKVATLSVPTVLQDVPMKISSNEVLKYPYETDTKVTLGSRPPCTKQEKAQFWFNASQRGLYLCNGSAWISMLEVKQRLDYVEEYQNLVTNSETMGVEVFTIPKVGLFAATANRYTPPGSAIYKWTDGKFVSYQNIPTYQAQSWKYFTIGKKIFLAVANFEQNDRGQEFSVIYKWSHRKEKFVTYQRITTHSARDWEAFVIEGEAFLAVVNHREGNNHNIDSVIYRWNPRTGLFEINQTIPTSGAYDWEFFTIGPYSFLAVANTFNGTSTKIYSHIYIWLSGSFQLFQSILTFGAADWEVFHIGDRVFLAVANSHSYGSGMPVPSNFYAINSSIYELNITAQMFVKFQDLLTYRNSLGRAGFSVYHQGGRDWCGVGSAPQTCSSFLRCPQRGHLTCPSACFIPSALDWEFFSVGDDSFLVVANSFDGFTFSVNSIIYRWQGYEGFVAAHHLPTVGCRDWEAFHTTEGSYLLYSSAKEPLSKVLKLKTT from the exons ATGAGGGTGTTTCAAGTGCAGGGGGTGCGCGGTTTCCAGCTCGCCACCTCACGGCCCCACGCCCTGGGCTTCCCCGCCTCCCGGCTCTTCATCCACTGTGACCGCTTCCCCGAGGAGTTCTCCATCATCGTCACACTGAAGGTCCTCAGTGTCCCTGCCAAG AGAAACGAGTACGTCTTCACGCTGATGGCAGAGGAGAGCCCCAGTGTGCTGGTGGGGCTGCGCTACGCCCCCAACAAGCTCCACTTCCTCTTCTGGAGCCAGGAGCACGCCGGTGGCTGGCAGACCTGCGTCACCTTCCCTAACGTCTCCCTCTCTGACAACCAGTGGCACACGCTTGTCCTGGCCGTCTCCGGCCAGTCCTTCTCCCTGACGGTGGACTGCAGTGTCCCCAAGGACGT GGTGGTGGAGACGCCATTTCCAGCCTCTCTGTCGGTGAAGACAGCCAGCTTCTACCTGggcaacaggaggagaaggaaaggcgTGTTCACG GGCTTGCTGAGGCAGCTtgtcctgctgccaggagctgaTGCCACCCCTCAGATATGCACCGCCATGAACTTTAAAGTAGCGACACTCTCTGTCCCCACTGTCCTCCAGGATGTCCCCATGAAGATATCAAGCAACGAGGTGCTAAAATACCCCTACG AGACTGACACGAAGGTGACTCTGGGGTCCCGTCCACCCTGCACCAAGCAGGAGAAGGCGCAGTTCTGGTTCAACGCCTCCCAGCGAGGGCTGTACCTCTGCAACGGCAGCGCCTGGATTTCCATGCTGGAAG TCAAACAACGGCTGGACTATGTGGAGGAGTACCAGAACCTGGTGACCAACTCTGAGACGATGGGTGTTGAGGTCTTCACCATCCCAAAGGTGGGACTGTTTGCAGCCACTGCCAACCGGTACACCCCTCCGGGATCGGCCATCTATAAGTGGACCGATGGGAAGTTTGTGTCCTACCAAAACATCCCCACCTACCAAGCTCAGTCCTGGAAGTACTTCACCATAGGAAAGAAG atctTCCTAGCAGTGGCTAATTTTGAGCAGAATGACAGGGGTCAGGAGTTCTCTGTAATATACAAGTGGAGccacaggaaagagaaattcGTCACGTACCAGAGGATCACCACGCACAGCGCTAGGGACTGGGAGGCATTTGTCATTGAGGGAGAGGCTTTCCTCGCAGTGGTCAACCACAGAGAAG GGAATAACCACAACATAGACAGTGTGATATACAGGTGGAACCCCAGGACAGGGTTGTTTGAAATCAACCAGACCATCCCTACCTCTGGAGCCTATGACTGGGAATTTTTCACCATTGGGCCATATTCCTTCCTGGCTGTGGCTAACACGTTCAATGGCACATCCACTAAGATCTACTCGCACATCTACATCTGGCTCAGTGGCTCTTTCCAGCTCTTCCAGTCTATTCTG ACTTTTGGTGCTGCTGACTGGGAGGTCTTTCATATCGGGGACAGAGTCTTCCTGGCTGTTGCAAACAGCCACAGCTATGGCAGCGGGATGCCAGTACCCTCTAACTTCTATGCCATCAACTCCTCCATCTATGAGCTGAACATCACTGCCCAGATGTTTGTCAAATTCCAGGACCTCCTCACCTACAG GAACAGCCTGGGAAGAGCAGGATTTTCTGTGTATCATCAGGGTGGCAGAGATTGGTGTGGGGtgggctcagccccacagaCATGCAGCTCCTTCCTCAGATGCCCACAGAGGGGCCACCTCACCTGCCCCTCTGCTTGCTTCATCCCCAGTGCCCTGGACTGGGAGTTCTTCTCGGTGGGAGACGACTCTTTTCTGGTGGTAGCAAACTCCTTCGATGGCTTCACCTTCTCCGTTAACAGTATTATCTACAG GTGGCAAGGCTATGAAGGCTTCGTTGCGGCTCACCACCTCCCCACTGTTGGCTGTAGAGACTGGGAGGCGTTTCACACCACCGAGGGCTCCTACCTCCTCTACTCTAGTGCCAAGGAGCCGCTTTCCAAGGTGCTCAAGCTGAAAACCACCTGA
- the LRRC3 gene encoding leucine-rich repeat-containing protein 3 — translation MGEALQERRGAALLPRSCCSHRGTASSHAKLARCKMTLTTMPAASVAQAFFCLLLCVPWGSSCPPSCQCTERAGAKAVLCSSRHLEEIPKDIPKDAVFLKLDANSITRIPSNAFRHLSHLEELDLSRNAIEKIDRAAFKGVAAGLRTLDLSSNRIRSIPKEALLALNAKLRLANNPWHCECALQEVLWEARLDPDSIQDITCHTAPREEYVGKPLLQVLDAGVNFCSVRQRTTDVAMFITMFGWFTMVIVYVICYVRHNREDTGKHVEYLKSLPSTQGHTETTSTAL, via the coding sequence ATGGGAGAGGCTTTGCAGGAGCGCAGaggagctgccctgctgcccaggagctgctgcagccaccgGGGAACTGCCAGCAGCCATGCCAAGCTGGCCAGGTGCAAGATGACCCTCACGACCATGCCGGCAGCCAGCGTTGCCCAGGCTTTCTTTTGCCTCCTGCTGTGCGTCccctggggcagctcctgccccccGAGTTGCCAGTGCACAGAGCGGGCAGGGGCGAAGGCTGTCCTCTGCAGCTCCCGGCACTTGGAAGAGATTCCCAAGGACATCCCCAAAGACGCAGTGTTCCTCAAGCTGGATGCCAACAGCATCACCAGGATCCCCAGCAATGCTTTCAGGCACCTCTCCCACCTGGAGGAACTCGACCTCTCCAGGAACGCCATTGAGAAGATTGACAGGGCGGCTTTCAAAGGGGTGGCTGCCGGGCTGCGTACCCTCGACCTCTCCAGCAACCGGATCCGCAGCATCCCCAAGGAGGCCTTGCTGGCGCTCAATGCCAAGCTCCGGCTGGCCAACAACCCCTGGCACTGCGAGTGTGCCTTGCAGGAGGTGTTGTGGGAGGCACGATTGGACCCTGACTCCATCCAGGACATCACCTGCCACACAGCCCCACGCGAGGAGTACGTGGGCAAGCCGCTACTCCAGGTGCTGGATGCTGGCGTCAACTTCTGCAGCGTGCGTCAGAGGACCACGGACGTGGCCATGTTCATCACCATGTTCGGCTGGTTCACCATGGTCATTGTCTATGTGATCTGCTATGTCCGGCACAATCGAGAGGACACCGGCAAGCATGTGGAGTACCTGAAGTCACTGCCGAGCACCCAGGGCCATACAGAGACTACCAGCACTGCCCTGTAG